A genomic region of Candidatus Methylomirabilota bacterium contains the following coding sequences:
- a CDS encoding carbohydrate ABC transporter permease — MNKGFAARLQLAGSYGFLVSLLVIVVFPFYWMTVTSFKGEEQMRSLVSMFWPSPVVTDNYRHLLGKTEFVAWFGNSVIVSVSSTFLATAIGTIGAYALARLKFLGRAFMSSAVLITYLVPPSILFIPLYAQIRTLGLADSLGGLIAAYPSFTIPFVTWLLMGYFESIPVELEEAAMIDGATRFGAFRRIILPLAAPGVLAAGLYAFTQSWNEFLYALVFITNVKLRTLPVGLSSFITGDVYGWGYLMAGAVLTTLPVIVAYIYLQKYMVEGLTAGSVKG, encoded by the coding sequence ATGAACAAAGGCTTCGCCGCGCGGCTCCAGCTGGCCGGATCCTACGGCTTCCTCGTGAGCCTCCTCGTCATCGTGGTCTTCCCCTTCTACTGGATGACCGTGACCTCCTTCAAGGGCGAGGAGCAGATGCGGAGCCTCGTCAGCATGTTCTGGCCGAGCCCCGTGGTGACCGACAACTACCGCCATCTCCTGGGCAAGACGGAGTTCGTGGCCTGGTTCGGCAACAGCGTCATCGTCTCGGTCAGCAGCACCTTCCTCGCTACCGCCATCGGCACCATCGGCGCCTACGCGCTGGCGCGGCTCAAGTTCCTCGGCCGCGCCTTCATGTCGAGCGCCGTGCTGATCACGTATCTGGTGCCGCCATCCATCCTCTTCATCCCGCTCTACGCCCAGATCAGGACGCTCGGCCTGGCCGACAGCCTGGGCGGGCTCATCGCCGCCTACCCGTCGTTCACCATCCCGTTCGTCACGTGGCTCCTCATGGGCTACTTCGAGTCCATCCCCGTGGAGCTCGAAGAAGCCGCCATGATAGACGGCGCGACCCGCTTCGGCGCCTTCAGGCGCATCATCCTTCCGCTGGCCGCGCCGGGAGTGCTCGCCGCCGGGCTCTACGCCTTCACCCAGTCGTGGAACGAGTTTCTCTACGCGCTCGTCTTCATCACCAACGTGAAGCTGCGGACTTTGCCGGTGGGGCTCTCCAGCTTCATCACGGGCGACGTCTACGGCTGGGGCTACTTGATGGCGGGAGCGGTTTTGACCACGCTGCCGGTGATCGTGGCCTACATCTACCTCCAGAAGTACATGGTCGAGGGCCTAACCGCCGGCAGCGTGAAGGGTTAG